The Trichoderma asperellum chromosome 6, complete sequence region GATGGCTGAATTTCGATTGGGTGGAATCGTGGGCGGGAGTCGGTCCGCAGCCTCCAAGTTCTCGCTTGTCCTATTCAGACATGGAGCCAAGTTGGGGAAACATCTATTAGTGCAGGTTTCCCATCACTAGCTTCCCGTGTGTCGGCAGTTGTTCTCTCACCTGTTCAATGGCTTTCATTTCTTGTTAGTCTAATTCTGTATTTGCATATGTCTGTATCGTCAACACCAGCATCTCCCTTTGACCTTTCCGCtgtcatcatcctctttccAAAAGCCGCAGTCTATACTACGTCAAAACACCAGAAGCATTACACAATGGCATACTCTCGATACCGACCGACGTCACACTTCATCGCTCCGCATTCATGGTCCAACGACCCCTGCGGCGCAGTATACGTCCCCGAGTCGCAAGAATATCTCATTTGCTACCAATGGAATCCCGGCACCACTGATGGCGGCAATTGTGCTTGGGGCATGGCCAAGAGCAAAGATCTCGTTGTGTGGGAAGACTGTATGCCGGCGATCTGGAACGGCAGCTCCTATGATCGTCTCGGTGTCTTCTCAGGATCGATTGTTTCCAGATTAGTCGATGGAAAGAGAGTATTATATCTGTTTTATACAAGTGTCTCTGCAGTGCCAATTCACTGGTCAAAATCTTACATCAAAGGCTGTGAGACACAGTCAGTCGCGATATCGACAGATCTGGGAAAGACGTGGGCTCGGCATGGCAGCAACCCGCTGTTGAAGTCACCCCCAAACGGCACGGTAGTAACGGGCTGGCGTGACCCCTTCGTTTCTCCGTCAGCCTCACTATCGACTCTTCTGGGCCATGGCCAACATACTGATTACATGATGCTTGGATCTGGAGAGAGGGAACACGGGCCGCAGCTTCATTTGTACAAATGCGATGACCTAGCATCGGATTCGTGGGACTACGTGTCCGCAGTTGTCGATGCAAAACTGCATACCCCTATTTCACAACAACACGGCAACTTGGCTTGGGGCATCAACTTTGAATgcgccagcttcttcacaATTGGCGACATGGACTACATCATTGCTGGCGTTGAAGAAACGGAGGAGAGCACACGCCATAACGGCCACTACCTGCTCTGGATGTCGGGCAAGTTTGTTCTCAATGAACAAGGCTTGCCTACATTCGACATCAAGAGCCACGGCCTTCTCGACCACGGTATCCTTTATGCGGCTCATACATTCCGAGACGACCAGAACCGGTTGATACAGCTAGGCTGGGCAGATGAGACGGCAAAGAAGCACGTTGTTCAAGCTCAAGGATGGGCAGGCTGCTTGGGCCATCC contains the following coding sequences:
- a CDS encoding uncharacterized protein (CAZy:GH32), which encodes MSVSSTPASPFDLSAVIILFPKAAVYTTSKHQKHYTMAYSRYRPTSHFIAPHSWSNDPCGAVYVPESQEYLICYQWNPGTTDGGNCAWGMAKSKDLVVWEDCMPAIWNGSSYDRLGVFSGSIVSRLVDGKRVLYLFYTSVSAVPIHWSKSYIKGCETQSVAISTDLGKTWARHGSNPLLKSPPNGTVVTGWRDPFVSPSASLSTLLGHGQHTDYMMLGSGEREHGPQLHLYKCDDLASDSWDYVSAVVDAKLHTPISQQHGNLAWGINFECASFFTIGDMDYIIAGVEETEESTRHNGHYLLWMSGKFVLNEQGLPTFDIKSHGLLDHGILYAAHTFRDDQNRLIQLGWADETAKKHVVQAQGWAGCLGHPRELVQVERPIDLCAESWPEWQLNHADGTMNSLGVRPAPQVETLRTSSSLTASSSSSLKDFTCIRAQNYEIQATFSHLCGTENMVFNVLQSPDATEVTKLVFDLKQQKIIVDRSKSSLKHLGTSTPDCGDLRLLPGEDLSIRIFVDVSVVEIYANDRFALTSRVYPSMETSTCASYDFGGVDEKNVKFEYWQGLRNAWPARGPGCGILPDLHPLSQNAALTTLKKENLVTVSEVHVEMAAAS